One genomic window of Cryptococcus neoformans var. neoformans JEC21 chromosome 13 sequence includes the following:
- a CDS encoding expressed protein, whose translation MVLLSQIPFSFTLALFSILSIFSHTVLADEVTLYTDTTPTATSSLAASETYTGLAAYDPTRLTPPAPPSPAVTSLSLTIPSDGAGVASEGLSLSIPQKGNFLGFSIELSVATSLLGSSSGNLKVPFLNFMANIQNRAGAGPIIRVGGNSQEGSTIFVDGLEGGVAMEKIKVSSGVTDTPLINYSPELFYIMSNITSLVGAEWYFGLAFNESDVDSPTGNIPIAAHWAQEILGDSLLGLSVGNEPDLYVNHNHRSTGWGVSDFVTEYDDVVKSIVSNGSLLNNNAFLGPSLCCNVPGFEFSDLINAGWLDENVDRLSAVTVQHYPTNNCKVNGKVIEAQDIFSDFLNHTSAQALVGEYLADSVLVQNAGKELVMLETNTASCGGFAGLSDSFGAAMWMTDFALQMAYANFSAALMHVGGQNVYYNPFTPPPSNLSSTRQWTPGSVYYPTLVIAEAFGKSNASQVVDLTPLPEYDANNIYHPIYAIYENDAVARMVLFNFIDDSTGGSDLDVTIDIQNQSPTQVQVRYFRAASVSEQYDIYWANQTLGQSFASDGRLYGDLETITITCDGGACIVPVPAPSVALVYLTDEALEESSVSEDATSTYPTSIIGSGSATVDVGTLSTSNGKEGSGGGSTSKGGAKTSAGKRVEWMGGLLGLGLLLGAINI comes from the exons ATGGTCTTATTATCACAAATCCCGttctccttcaccctcgccctcttctccattctatccatcttctctcacaCCGTCCTTGCCGACGAAGTCACACTCTACACCGATACTACGCCTACCGCAACATCCTCTCTAGCCGCCAGCGAGACATACACCGGCTTAGCGGCATACGACCCAACTCGGCTCACTCCTCCGGCTCCTCCGTCCCCTGCAGTcacttccctttccctcacTATCCCGTCCGATGGTGCTGGAGTAGCAAGCGAAGGTTTGTCATTGTCCATACCTCAAAAAGGTAACTTCCTTGGGTTCTCCATCGAACTGTCCGTTGCCACTAGTCTGCTAGGAAGTTCATCGGGTAACCTCAAGGTGCCTTTCTTGAATTTCATGGCCAACATCCAAAATCGGGCGGGGGCAGGACCAATTATCAGGGTTGGAGGAAATAGTCAGGAAGGAAGTACGATATTTGTTGATGGGCTGGAGGGCGGTGTTGCCATGGAAAAGATAAAAGTCAGCTCGGGCGTT ACCGACACGCCTCTCATCAACTATTCCCCTGAACTGTTTTACATCATGTCCAACATTACATCCCTTGTAGGAGCAGAATGGTATTTTGGATTGGCCTTCAACGAGTCCGATGTGGACTCGCCCACCGGGAACATCCCTATTGCCGCTCATTGGGCGCAAGAAATTTTGGGTGACAGTCTTTTAGGCTTAAGTGTGGGAAATGAACCTGATTT ATATGTCAATCATAACCACCGATCTACAGGCTGGGGTGTTAGCGATTTCGTCACTGAGTACGATGACGTAGTCAAGTCCATTGTCTCCAATGGTTCTCTGCTCAATAACAATGCTTTCCTCGGCCCTTCTCTATGCTGCAATGTTCCCGGCTTCGAATTTTCAGACCTTATCAATGCCGGCTGGCTCGATGAAAACGTTGACAGATTGTCAGCGGTTACCGTGCAGCACTACCCGACAAACAATTGTAAAGTCAACGGTAAAGTAATCGAAGCTCAAGACATTTTCAGTGATTTCTTGAATCATACTAGTGCTCAAGCGCTTGTAGGAGAATACCTTGCGGATTCAGTCCTGGTGCAAAATGCTGGCAAGGAATTGGTGATGTTGGAGACGAACACGGCGAGTTGTGGTGGTTTTGCTGGTTTAAGTGACAGCTTTGGTGCTGCCATGTG GATGACCGATTTTGCCCTTCAAATGGCGTACGCCAACTTTTCTGCCGCCTTAATGCACGTCGGCGGTCAAAATGTCTACTACAAC CCCTTCactcctcccccttccaACCTTTCCAGTACGCGCCAGTGGACTCCCGGATCCGTTTACTACCCTACTCTCGTCATTGCCGAAGCATTTGGCAAATCCAACGCTTCGCAAGTGGTGGATCTCACTCCATTACCCGAGTACGACGCCAATAACATTTACCACCCCATCTATGCCATCTACGAGAACGACGCTGTCGCTCGTATGGTGCTCTTTAATTTTATCGATGACTCCACTGGGGGCAGCGATCTTGACGTTACCATCGACATCCAAAACCAGAGCCCGACCCAGGTACAGGTCCGATATTTCCGAGCCGCCAGTGTGAGCGAGCAATACGATATTTATTGGGCCAACCAAACTCTTGGTCAGTCGTTCGCTTCTGACGGAAGACTGTACGGCGACCTTGAAACGATTACCATTACCTGCGATGGAGGTGCCTGCATTGTGCCTGTCCCTGCACCTTCTGTGGCCCTAGTATACCTCACTGACGAGGCTCTCGAGGAAAGCAGCGTTTCGGAGGATGCGACATCGACGTATCCGACGAGTATAATAGGCTCTGGAAGTGCCACGGTGGACGTGGGAACCTTGTCCACTAGTAacggaaaagaaggatcCGGAGGGGGAAGTACGTCCAAGGGTGGGGCCAAGACTTCTGCAGGAAAGAGGGTGGAGTGGATGGGAGGGTTGTTAGGATTGGGTCTCCTGTTAGGGGCCATCAACATCTAA